A portion of the Mycoplasmopsis mustelae genome contains these proteins:
- a CDS encoding Na/Pi cotransporter family protein, giving the protein MNFIDIPIAIIFALASLSLFIYSTKKLSASLKSVGDSRFKKVIKFISKNNYIALLVGVLITTFIQSSDGAMALIMGLLAARFINLRVAIAFLLGANIGTATTSLIVSFQSSFKFTEYFILLMVIGVFGSLLTKKEKISNIFLLILSIGMVFLSLKIMSSAAKTIVQTPFFKSTLGVVAINPWLSFVFSFILTGILQSSSATVTLYQIVYNSADVISNSTEPVLKLNSAIALVFGANLGTTLTGLIVSFTSRNNNSKKIAIIWGFTNLSVALLILPFLYPLTYYADLIKLMIPSEKALQLSIAHLLFNFILVFIFFWLIKYLEKMVNWMIKDNKFEKEFEILLPGELITQNASLALKAAKNALYAQGKISREGMQILYDYINTGNQKLLKHYDYLETVIDETRTSIYNYLIQISTHNLSSEDGKLHLSLVLSSRSVDKIMGLGKQVINELNKTYLTKKQEFDIEKEILTEIKELVDLLNILLKNVINQLDSSTAQRHKFIEKMNKNIHSLTLEFSKTNIERLKNDVDKKQLQQDFDYSILLRTIERIAHHCLRINHYIENSRFKIYNISKTEQDKFIDV; this is encoded by the coding sequence ATGAACTTTATCGATATACCAATAGCAATTATTTTTGCATTAGCTAGTTTATCACTTTTTATTTATTCTACTAAAAAGTTATCTGCAAGCTTAAAAAGCGTGGGAGATTCGCGTTTTAAAAAAGTTATTAAATTTATTTCTAAAAATAACTATATTGCCTTGTTGGTGGGTGTTTTAATTACGACCTTTATTCAATCATCAGATGGTGCAATGGCCTTGATAATGGGACTATTGGCAGCTAGATTTATTAATTTAAGAGTGGCGATTGCATTTTTATTGGGTGCAAACATTGGAACAGCGACCACTTCATTGATTGTTTCGTTTCAGTCTAGTTTTAAATTTACTGAATATTTTATTTTATTAATGGTAATTGGGGTTTTTGGTTCGTTATTAACTAAAAAAGAAAAGATTTCAAATATCTTTTTATTGATTTTATCAATCGGAATGGTATTTTTATCACTTAAAATTATGTCATCTGCCGCTAAGACGATTGTTCAAACACCATTTTTTAAATCAACTTTAGGCGTAGTTGCTATAAATCCATGGTTGTCGTTTGTTTTTTCATTTATCCTCACTGGAATTTTGCAATCTTCATCCGCTACGGTAACGTTGTATCAAATTGTTTATAATTCTGCTGACGTAATTTCAAATTCAACAGAACCCGTTTTAAAATTAAATTCTGCTATTGCCTTAGTTTTTGGTGCAAATTTAGGAACCACTTTAACTGGTTTAATAGTTTCCTTTACATCGCGCAATAATAATTCTAAAAAAATAGCAATTATTTGAGGATTTACAAACCTCTCTGTTGCGCTATTAATCCTACCATTTTTATATCCATTAACTTATTATGCTGACTTAATTAAATTAATGATACCTAGCGAAAAAGCCTTGCAGTTATCAATAGCGCATTTATTATTTAACTTTATTTTAGTTTTTATCTTTTTTTGATTGATTAAATATCTTGAAAAGATGGTGAATTGAATGATTAAAGATAATAAATTTGAAAAGGAATTTGAAATTTTATTACCTGGAGAATTAATCACTCAAAACGCTTCATTGGCGCTAAAAGCTGCTAAAAATGCTTTATATGCACAAGGCAAAATTTCGCGCGAAGGAATGCAAATTTTATATGACTATATTAATACCGGAAATCAAAAATTACTGAAACATTATGATTATTTGGAAACAGTAATTGATGAAACACGGACATCGATTTATAACTATTTAATTCAAATTAGTACGCATAATTTAAGTAGTGAAGATGGAAAACTACATTTATCATTAGTACTATCATCACGTTCTGTTGATAAAATAATGGGTTTAGGTAAACAAGTTATTAACGAACTAAATAAAACTTATCTTACTAAAAAACAAGAATTTGACATTGAAAAGGAAATTTTAACAGAAATAAAAGAATTAGTTGATTTATTAAATATCTTATTAAAAAATGTAATTAATCAACTAGATAGTTCAACTGCACAAAGACATAAATTCATTGAAAAGATGAACAAAAACATTCATTCACTAACTTTAGAATTTTCAAAAACTAATATCGAACGCTTAAAAAATGATGTAGATAAAAAACAACTTCAACAAGATTTTGATTACAGCATTTTATTAAGAACCATAGAAAGAATCGCACATCACTGTCTAAGAATTAATCACTATATAGAAAACTCAAGATTTAAAATTTATAATATTTCAAAAACTGAGCAAGACAAATTTATTGATGTATAA
- a CDS encoding endonuclease: MKKIFKWLTTSMTIVPLISVACNSLVEPVEDKSKSKPRTNSELPIQPIIVDPNKPKTKYVSEVDQWADANFENILEVLNSDTVKELMTNNNLKLVYDYVNKVIIKYDKNTKVNWRKLPKDRSNINVFKVTKITSEFNLVNADQPTYLSTRDSKIRANTDIDFKIENNVLILKYKIAQITAGVVSDVSTKSYLSKFNLNNLNDSKAKDPIIKPQQASEIQLPNATDTNKLVYDNTDNWYAAADGKSGMELWEVLNKIHQSHRKGILYQTPYRQLPSFYRTSDAFKDLYYEKDHSILDIYSENPNGNDPYEYQNYNSNGGSAKKEGDGTNREHLIPQSWFNKQSPMVSDPQFVWPTDIYVNAKRADYPHDDVVKVIYTSLNGSKLGKNNQNQTAFEVIDTFKGDVARSYLYFALAYHDQNISTSQPNTNVFTSVFPNIKGHFLQTYLNWITKDPIDKFDITRNQAIYKKTQIRNPFIDYPNLFENLFGLNPKPFVNKGILKDIR; the protein is encoded by the coding sequence ATGAAGAAAATTTTTAAATGATTAACAACATCTATGACTATAGTTCCTTTGATATCGGTGGCTTGCAATTCATTGGTGGAACCCGTAGAAGATAAATCGAAATCCAAACCACGCACAAATTCTGAACTACCAATCCAACCCATCATAGTTGACCCAAATAAACCAAAAACAAAATATGTTTCAGAAGTAGATCAATGAGCGGACGCAAATTTCGAAAATATTTTAGAGGTGTTAAATAGTGATACAGTTAAAGAGCTGATGACTAATAACAACTTAAAATTAGTTTATGATTATGTAAATAAAGTTATAATTAAATATGATAAAAATACTAAAGTAAATTGACGCAAACTTCCGAAAGATCGTAGCAACATTAATGTTTTTAAAGTAACAAAAATTACTAGTGAATTTAATTTAGTGAATGCTGATCAACCTACATATTTATCAACTAGGGATTCTAAAATAAGAGCAAACACTGATATAGATTTTAAAATTGAAAATAATGTTTTAATTCTAAAATATAAAATCGCTCAAATTACAGCCGGTGTAGTTTCGGATGTTTCAACTAAATCATATCTAAGTAAATTTAATTTGAATAATCTGAACGATTCTAAAGCTAAAGATCCAATCATCAAACCCCAACAAGCAAGCGAAATTCAACTTCCGAACGCAACCGATACTAATAAGTTAGTTTATGATAACACTGATAATTGATATGCTGCCGCTGATGGAAAAAGTGGAATGGAACTTTGAGAAGTTTTAAATAAAATTCATCAAAGCCATCGTAAAGGGATTTTATATCAAACCCCATATAGACAACTCCCGAGTTTTTATAGAACTTCTGATGCATTTAAGGATTTATATTATGAAAAAGATCACAGTATTTTAGACATCTATTCTGAAAATCCTAACGGAAATGACCCATATGAATATCAAAATTATAACAGCAACGGTGGTAGTGCTAAAAAAGAAGGAGATGGCACAAATCGTGAACATTTAATTCCGCAATCATGATTTAATAAACAAAGCCCAATGGTCAGTGATCCTCAATTTGTATGACCTACTGATATTTATGTAAACGCAAAGCGTGCTGACTATCCACATGATGATGTTGTTAAAGTAATATATACGAGTTTAAATGGCTCAAAATTAGGTAAAAATAACCAAAACCAAACCGCTTTTGAAGTAATTGATACATTCAAAGGCGATGTTGCACGTAGTTACTTATATTTTGCTTTAGCATATCATGACCAAAACATTTCTACGTCTCAACCCAATACCAATGTTTTTACATCAGTTTTCCCTAATATCAAAGGACATTTTTTACAAACATATTTAAATTGAATTACTAAAGATCCAATAGATAAATTTGATATCACAAGAAATCAAGCGATTTATAAAAAAACCCAAATTAGAAACCCATTTATAGATTATCCGAATCTCTTTGAAAACTTATTTGGGTTAAATCCTAAACCGTTTGTTAATAAAGGTATTTTAAAGGATATTAGATAA
- the atpG gene encoding ATP synthase F1 subunit gamma, which translates to MPSLNSLKNRISVVSNTQKITNAMELVSTSKLRRLRNEHIQIQSYKDTLDDTFNELILHVQPRDFYEIFPQNKEIDASLYVVVTSDLGLCGSYNSNIFKLLNENVKTQDQIVVIGTKGYGLLNSSSHKAQILNAYTNIGDKLSYTICNEITKTAFDLYSHKKINQVHLIYTSFINNLNQEATIKKLFPLDISEKTLVGSDIEFEPNAESVLLNSVPMYISSMIYTLAFESKISEMASRRNAMENATNNADDLIKELKLEFNRQRQSIITQEITEIVAGADAT; encoded by the coding sequence ATGCCTAGTTTAAATAGTTTAAAAAATCGTATTTCTGTAGTTAGCAACACTCAAAAAATTACCAATGCTATGGAACTTGTTTCAACTTCTAAATTAAGAAGATTACGTAACGAACATATTCAAATCCAATCATATAAAGATACCTTAGATGATACTTTTAATGAATTGATTTTACACGTACAACCCCGTGATTTTTATGAAATTTTTCCACAAAATAAAGAAATAGATGCAAGTTTATATGTAGTTGTAACTAGTGACTTAGGTTTATGTGGATCATATAATTCTAATATTTTTAAATTACTAAATGAAAACGTTAAAACTCAAGATCAGATTGTAGTTATCGGAACAAAAGGATATGGATTACTAAATTCATCATCACATAAAGCACAAATTTTAAATGCATATACCAATATTGGTGATAAGTTATCTTATACAATTTGTAATGAAATTACCAAAACTGCTTTTGACTTATATTCACATAAAAAAATTAATCAGGTGCATTTAATTTATACATCTTTTATCAACAATCTCAATCAAGAAGCAACCATAAAAAAACTTTTTCCATTAGATATTAGTGAAAAAACTCTTGTAGGTTCTGATATTGAATTTGAACCTAATGCCGAAAGTGTGTTATTAAATTCAGTTCCGATGTATATTTCGAGCATGATTTATACCTTGGCTTTTGAATCAAAAATTTCTGAAATGGCATCACGTCGTAATGCAATGGAAAATGCTACTAATAATGCTGATGATTTAATTAAAGAACTCAAATTAGAATTTAACAGACAGCGTCAAAGTATAATTACTCAAGAAATTACCGAGATTGTTGCTGGTGCAGATGCAACTTAA
- the atpH gene encoding ATP synthase F1 subunit delta encodes MQQKKNIQAYSVAIFDLVQEENKFQQLHPQFEAVKELFTHNAEFTNYFYDDFISLNERLKTIDLAFKGFDWIIINALKVIVARGVAKHIRKIMIEYLKLSNRVLKIRFIDVISAFPLTNEQLEQIKNKIQISTRRSIEITNHVDPSLIAGIKIVSRTETMELNIKHQLEKMKYEILKYEKEV; translated from the coding sequence ATGCAACAAAAAAAGAATATTCAAGCTTATTCTGTAGCGATTTTTGACTTAGTTCAAGAAGAAAACAAATTTCAACAATTACATCCACAATTTGAAGCTGTAAAAGAATTATTTACCCATAATGCAGAATTTACTAATTATTTTTATGATGATTTTATTTCTTTAAACGAGCGTCTTAAAACCATTGATTTAGCATTCAAGGGTTTTGATTGAATTATTATTAATGCACTCAAAGTAATTGTTGCTCGTGGTGTTGCAAAACACATCCGCAAAATCATGATTGAATATTTAAAACTTTCAAACCGTGTTTTAAAAATCAGATTTATTGATGTAATTTCAGCATTTCCATTGACAAACGAGCAGTTAGAGCAAATAAAAAATAAAATCCAAATTTCCACACGTCGTAGTATTGAAATCACTAATCATGTGGATCCTAGTTTAATCGCAGGTATTAAAATTGTTTCACGCACTGAAACAATGGAATTAAACATTAAACACCAATTAGAAAAAATGAAATATGAAATTTTAAAATATGAAAAGGAGGTGTAG
- a CDS encoding F0F1 ATP synthase subunit A produces the protein MSGFKESLWNWSYPQLFSLIMTVLIIFIICIIVFVKIRKSKPDKAPSGVVQVAEGYVGYIDSTFDEISTGKIPGAKFYIFTLATFLLIGNLLPILGLEPVVTAYSVPLTLALSTWFGIFIAGAIHRKLKYLWAYIKAPWDLISKVPPLISLSFRIYGNIIGGSLILTMMYTAFAFIFHKIPGVSTSEDYPLKFIIGIIFTPFFHLYFDIFDGLLQTLVFTLLTAVYWSIESTAEEEKPKKVQNSQVGIFKKFGKRKIESIY, from the coding sequence TTGTCAGGATTTAAAGAATCGCTTTGAAATTGATCTTATCCGCAATTATTTTCTTTAATTATGACGGTTTTGATTATTTTTATCATTTGTATTATCGTATTTGTAAAAATTCGAAAAAGTAAACCTGATAAAGCACCATCTGGTGTAGTACAGGTTGCTGAAGGTTACGTCGGATATATAGATAGCACCTTTGATGAGATTTCAACCGGAAAAATTCCAGGTGCAAAATTTTATATTTTTACTTTAGCAACCTTTTTATTAATTGGAAACTTATTGCCAATTCTTGGTTTGGAACCAGTTGTTACAGCTTATTCTGTGCCACTTACTTTGGCTTTATCTACTTGATTTGGAATTTTTATCGCGGGAGCAATTCATCGTAAATTAAAATATTTATGAGCATATATTAAGGCTCCGTGAGACCTTATTAGCAAGGTTCCGCCACTTATTTCATTAAGTTTTCGGATCTACGGAAACATCATCGGTGGGTCATTAATTTTAACAATGATGTATACAGCGTTTGCTTTTATTTTTCACAAAATTCCAGGTGTATCGACATCTGAAGATTACCCACTTAAATTTATTATAGGTATTATTTTCACACCATTTTTCCACTTGTATTTTGATATTTTTGATGGTTTATTACAAACATTGGTATTTACACTTCTTACAGCGGTATATTGAAGTATAGAATCAACAGCTGAGGAAGAAAAACCTAAAAAAGTACAAAATTCACAAGTTGGTATTTTTAAAAAATTCGGAAAACGAAAAATTGAATCAATTTATTAA
- the atpE gene encoding ATP synthase F0 subunit C, whose translation MISSSIIQLLAEATDNTAKAADNMKEVTSKVMQKAGEAAANTVATSAASSNHAGLVAIGAGIAMVGVIGSGLGQGYSSGKAVEAVGRNPEAESRIKLTLILGAAIAETSSIYALIIAFIILFTK comes from the coding sequence ATGATTTCATCTTCAATTATTCAACTTTTAGCTGAAGCAACAGATAATACAGCTAAAGCAGCAGACAATATGAAAGAAGTAACATCAAAAGTAATGCAAAAAGCTGGCGAAGCAGCCGCTAATACAGTCGCCACTTCTGCAGCTAGTTCAAATCACGCAGGACTTGTAGCAATTGGTGCAGGTATTGCGATGGTTGGTGTTATTGGTTCAGGTTTGGGACAAGGATATTCGTCAGGTAAAGCTGTTGAAGCCGTTGGTAGAAATCCGGAAGCTGAATCCAGAATTAAACTTACACTTATCCTTGGTGCTGCTATTGCTGAAACATCATCCATTTATGCTTTAATTATTGCTTTCATTATCTTATTCACTAAATAA
- the atpA gene encoding F0F1 ATP synthase subunit alpha, with product MAIKLDDISAIIKDRIKNIDSKVDYSEIGRVISVGDGIAVVTGLDKVKNSEIVVFNKTVYGLALNLEEETVGVALFGNANSVSEGDYVERTGEVISVNVGDALLGRVVDALGNPIDGKGKIETTSKSEIFKTASGVMTRKEVNQPLETGILAIDTMIPIGKGQRELIIGDRQTGKTAIAIDTIINQKGKNVKCVYVAIGQKNSTVAQIVQKLSDTQALEYTTIVVAGASELAPQQYIAPYTGVTIAEEWMKKGQDVLIIYDDLSKHAIAYRTLSLLLRRPPGREAYPGDVFYLHSQLLERAARLNKDYGGGSITALPIIETQQGDISAYIPTNVISITDGQIFTKESLFNAGQRPAVDIGFSVSRVGSAAQTKATKQVVGSLKLELAQYNEMLAFAQFGSDLDDSTKTILDHGAKVYQLLKQEQYLPIPQETQAIILVGVKERIINPLPLDHIHEYRDNVINWASHDEVGFGVFDRIHSSGKISDEDYQIIAKALVKIVQNIVATIPDYDKRMYKEIPAKYQDVV from the coding sequence ATGGCAATTAAGTTAGATGATATTTCTGCAATCATTAAAGATCGTATTAAAAATATTGATTCTAAAGTTGATTATTCAGAAATTGGGCGTGTTATCTCTGTTGGGGATGGGATTGCTGTTGTAACCGGTCTAGATAAGGTTAAAAATAGTGAAATTGTTGTTTTTAATAAAACTGTATATGGTTTAGCCTTAAACTTAGAAGAAGAAACTGTTGGAGTTGCTTTATTTGGTAATGCAAATTCAGTTTCTGAGGGAGATTATGTAGAAAGAACTGGTGAAGTTATCTCAGTTAATGTTGGTGATGCTCTGTTAGGCCGTGTCGTTGATGCGTTAGGAAATCCAATTGATGGTAAAGGTAAAATAGAAACCACCAGCAAATCAGAAATTTTTAAAACTGCATCAGGTGTTATGACTCGCAAGGAAGTAAATCAACCTTTGGAAACCGGAATTTTAGCAATTGATACAATGATTCCGATTGGTAAAGGACAACGTGAATTAATTATCGGGGATCGTCAAACCGGAAAAACTGCAATTGCAATTGATACTATCATCAATCAAAAAGGTAAAAATGTAAAATGTGTTTATGTGGCAATCGGTCAAAAAAATTCAACCGTAGCGCAAATAGTACAAAAACTTTCGGATACCCAAGCCCTTGAATATACCACTATAGTAGTTGCGGGAGCTAGTGAATTAGCACCACAACAATATATTGCTCCATATACCGGAGTTACTATTGCAGAAGAATGAATGAAAAAAGGCCAAGATGTTTTAATTATTTATGATGATCTTTCTAAACATGCGATTGCATACCGTACCCTTTCATTGCTTTTGAGAAGACCACCAGGTCGCGAAGCATATCCTGGGGATGTTTTCTATTTACACTCTCAACTTTTAGAAAGAGCTGCACGTTTAAACAAAGATTATGGTGGTGGTTCCATTACTGCCTTACCAATTATTGAAACCCAACAAGGTGACATTAGTGCATATATTCCTACCAATGTAATTTCAATTACTGATGGTCAAATTTTTACTAAAGAAAGTTTGTTTAACGCCGGACAAAGACCAGCAGTAGATATTGGTTTTAGTGTTTCGCGGGTAGGTTCTGCAGCACAAACCAAGGCCACCAAACAAGTAGTAGGTTCGCTCAAATTAGAATTAGCACAATATAATGAAATGCTTGCTTTTGCACAATTTGGTTCAGATTTAGATGATTCAACTAAAACTATTTTAGATCATGGTGCTAAAGTATATCAATTACTTAAACAAGAGCAATATCTACCAATTCCGCAAGAAACACAAGCAATTATTTTGGTTGGTGTTAAAGAACGTATTATCAACCCACTACCTTTAGATCACATTCATGAATATCGTGATAATGTCATTAATTGAGCATCACATGATGAAGTAGGTTTTGGAGTTTTTGATCGCATCCACAGTAGTGGAAAAATTTCTGATGAAGATTATCAAATTATAGCAAAAGCTTTAGTTAAAATCGTACAAAACATTGTTGCAACTATTCCCGATTACGATAAACGTATGTACAAAGAAATTCCAGCTAAATATCAAGATGTAGTTTAA
- the atpD gene encoding F0F1 ATP synthase subunit beta, producing MKKNGMIVQILGPVVDVRFSEGKLPKLLNALTVTDNNGQIYTLEVAQHIGDDTARTIAMGNTNGLQRGMQVEDTGAAISVPVGNIVLGRMFDVLGNPIDELPLEGEFSRAPIHAPSPSYEEQKTSSEVLETGIKVIDLLIPYAKGGKIGLFGGAGVGKTVLVQELINNIATQHNGLSVFAGVGERTREGNDLYYEMKAAGVLDKTALVFGQMNESPGARMRVALSGLTMAEYFRDKQNQDVLLFIDNIFRFTQAGSEVSALLGRMPSAVGYQPTLATEMGALQERITSTRRGSITSVQAVYVPADDLTDPAPATTFSHLDAKTVLDRGIASLGIYPAIDPLNSSSRLLDPLVVGSEHYNVAQSVISILQRFKELQDIIAILGMGELSEEDKKIVARARRIRNFLSQPFTVAEKFSGIKGQYVPLKETIRSFKAILNGDYDTYPEDIFRYAGSIDDVIERYNKNNE from the coding sequence ATGAAAAAAAATGGAATGATCGTCCAAATTTTAGGACCAGTTGTTGACGTGCGTTTTAGTGAGGGAAAACTACCAAAACTACTTAATGCTTTAACTGTAACAGATAATAACGGACAAATTTATACTTTAGAAGTTGCACAACACATCGGAGATGATACTGCACGTACCATCGCAATGGGAAATACAAACGGATTACAGCGTGGAATGCAAGTTGAAGATACTGGTGCAGCAATTTCGGTACCAGTTGGTAATATTGTCTTAGGCAGAATGTTTGATGTTTTAGGAAATCCAATCGATGAATTACCGCTAGAAGGCGAATTTAGTCGCGCCCCAATTCATGCACCTTCTCCTTCGTACGAAGAACAAAAAACTTCATCAGAAGTTTTGGAAACCGGAATTAAAGTTATCGACCTTTTAATTCCATATGCAAAAGGTGGAAAAATTGGTTTATTTGGTGGAGCTGGAGTTGGAAAAACAGTTTTAGTTCAAGAACTCATAAATAACATTGCAACACAACATAACGGACTTTCGGTATTTGCTGGTGTTGGTGAACGTACTCGTGAAGGAAATGATTTATACTATGAAATGAAAGCGGCCGGAGTCTTAGATAAAACTGCCTTAGTCTTTGGTCAAATGAATGAATCGCCCGGTGCACGTATGCGTGTTGCTTTAAGTGGTTTAACAATGGCTGAATATTTTAGAGATAAACAAAATCAAGATGTGTTATTATTTATTGACAACATCTTTAGATTTACACAAGCCGGTTCTGAAGTGTCAGCCTTATTAGGTCGTATGCCATCCGCGGTTGGATATCAACCAACCTTAGCAACTGAGATGGGGGCTTTACAAGAACGGATTACTTCAACTCGTCGTGGTTCTATTACTTCAGTGCAAGCTGTGTATGTGCCTGCCGATGACCTAACCGATCCGGCTCCTGCAACTACTTTTAGTCACTTAGATGCTAAAACCGTTTTAGACCGTGGAATTGCGTCATTAGGAATTTATCCAGCGATTGATCCATTAAATTCATCTTCACGTTTATTAGATCCGTTAGTAGTTGGTTCAGAACATTATAATGTCGCTCAAAGTGTGATTTCTATTTTGCAAAGATTTAAAGAACTACAAGATATTATTGCCATTTTAGGGATGGGCGAATTATCCGAAGAAGATAAAAAAATCGTTGCACGCGCACGTCGCATTAGAAACTTTTTATCGCAACCTTTCACTGTTGCTGAAAAGTTTTCAGGAATTAAAGGTCAATATGTTCCTTTGAAAGAAACCATCCGTAGCTTCAAGGCAATTTTAAATGGTGATTATGATACTTATCCTGAAGATATCTTTAGATACGCAGGAAGTATTGATGATGTTATAGAAAGATATAACAAAAATAATGAATAA
- a CDS encoding pseudouridine synthase: protein MKQRIEKILAQNTQYSRSQIKNLIKQKHIKVNNIIIHKSVNVDFNDEIKINDIKIHLKEYFYLALNKPQGYLCAKKDNKHPLVLDLIAAEYKNDKNIHITGRLDLDTEGLLIITNDGAFTHRVLSPKKHVNKTYLIKVDQTLDQKLITEFTKGVDIGENKLTKPATLHIRDKNTCELTITEGMFHQIKRMFAVFGYQVIYLKRICFGKFILPTSLKIGEYIEINKEMII from the coding sequence ATGAAACAACGAATTGAGAAAATCCTTGCTCAAAACACACAATATTCTCGGAGCCAAATCAAAAATTTAATCAAACAAAAACACATTAAGGTTAATAATATAATTATTCATAAAAGTGTTAATGTAGATTTTAATGATGAAATCAAAATTAATGATATAAAAATCCATCTTAAAGAATATTTTTATTTAGCACTAAATAAACCACAAGGTTATTTATGTGCTAAAAAAGATAACAAACATCCATTAGTATTAGATTTAATCGCTGCAGAATATAAAAATGATAAAAATATTCATATTACCGGGCGCTTAGACTTGGATACCGAAGGATTGTTAATCATTACAAATGATGGTGCGTTTACACACCGTGTTTTATCACCTAAAAAACATGTTAATAAAACATATTTGATAAAAGTAGATCAAACGCTTGATCAAAAATTAATAACTGAATTTACCAAAGGTGTTGATATTGGTGAAAACAAACTTACTAAACCCGCTACATTACATATCAGAGATAAAAATACCTGCGAATTGACTATTACCGAAGGTATGTTTCATCAAATCAAACGTATGTTTGCTGTATTTGGTTATCAAGTAATTTATCTTAAACGAATTTGTTTTGGAAAATTTATCTTACCTACTTCATTAAAAATTGGTGAATATATAGAAATTAATAAAGAAATGATAATATAA
- the atpF gene encoding F0F1 ATP synthase subunit B codes for MFQYSLTVSVAQKFDINQTISEKFKGLFPSIPLMIATILAFILAAILLWFLFYKPVKKAMKKRREFIQGNIDDSVKQKEESVLILNQANENLKNAHVQADKIITNAKIKAEKVSDFYRNKAKTEAKRMLNETALDIKAQQKEFEENSKKYIVTVATELSEKILKREMSQQTQDEIVQTFLNTDKEVDEL; via the coding sequence ATGTTCCAATATTCATTAACGGTAAGTGTCGCTCAAAAATTTGACATTAACCAAACAATATCAGAAAAATTTAAAGGTTTATTTCCAAGTATTCCTTTAATGATTGCTACTATTTTAGCGTTTATTTTAGCAGCAATTCTTTTATGGTTTTTATTTTATAAACCAGTTAAAAAAGCAATGAAAAAACGTAGAGAATTCATCCAAGGCAACATTGATGATTCTGTTAAACAAAAAGAAGAAAGTGTGCTTATTTTAAATCAAGCAAATGAAAATTTAAAAAACGCACATGTACAAGCCGATAAAATTATTACTAACGCTAAAATAAAAGCTGAAAAAGTTTCTGATTTTTATCGTAATAAAGCTAAAACTGAAGCAAAACGAATGTTAAATGAAACTGCTTTAGATATTAAAGCACAACAAAAAGAATTTGAAGAAAATTCTAAAAAATATATCGTTACAGTTGCTACTGAACTTTCAGAAAAAATTCTTAAACGTGAAATGTCACAACAAACTCAAGATGAGATTGTACAAACATTCTTAAACACTGATAAAGAAGTTGATGAATTATAA